In bacterium, the following proteins share a genomic window:
- a CDS encoding peptidoglycan DD-metalloendopeptidase family protein, with protein MIHNPLPKRNTHLRDRPRVRSRYLVLAVLGLGVLCVSRPAFSPQARIMQPSGPLITDVVAGEAPSAAEPEPVISVTNKVVRRGDTLYDILKADGVPDPEILQIAGTRVDGIRPSSLVAGRTYRLHYEEEQLVEYQYEPDDMRFIRVAFGEGDPVISIEPIPYEIVREPISGVIEDSLFAAVESIGEKPALAMDLADIFAWQVDFFRDLRNGDSFAVVVDKYYRDGEFVRYGRIEAARFVNNKTTHRAFLYSPGSGLEDYFDEEGGSLRKQFLKVPLRFQRISSGFSARRLHPVTGKVVPHLGVDYAAPTGTPIMSIGDGKVVMIKRDEANGRIIKIRHNSVYSSAYAHMNSFASGMKVGTQVRQGQVIGYVGSSGRATGPHLHFAMYRNNKYVDPRRISVPRATSVPGADLEQFKAVVRELDQQLPGGLAGQVAENGGDADVLR; from the coding sequence GTGATCCATAACCCGCTGCCCAAACGCAATACCCACCTGAGGGACCGGCCCCGGGTCCGTTCCCGTTATCTCGTGCTGGCTGTTCTCGGTCTTGGCGTTCTGTGTGTGAGCAGGCCGGCCTTTTCTCCCCAGGCCCGTATCATGCAGCCTTCCGGCCCCCTTATCACCGACGTTGTAGCCGGGGAGGCTCCCTCCGCCGCCGAACCGGAACCCGTCATATCGGTGACGAACAAGGTGGTCCGCAGAGGAGACACTCTTTACGACATCCTCAAGGCCGACGGTGTTCCGGATCCTGAGATCCTCCAGATCGCCGGGACCAGGGTCGATGGCATCAGGCCGTCGAGTCTCGTGGCCGGTCGAACCTACCGGCTCCATTACGAAGAGGAGCAGCTTGTCGAATATCAGTACGAACCGGATGACATGAGGTTCATAAGGGTGGCGTTCGGTGAGGGAGACCCGGTGATCTCGATCGAACCCATACCGTATGAAATCGTCCGGGAGCCCATCTCCGGGGTTATCGAGGATTCCCTGTTCGCCGCGGTGGAATCCATCGGTGAGAAGCCGGCCCTGGCTATGGACCTCGCAGATATATTCGCGTGGCAGGTGGATTTTTTCAGGGACTTGAGGAACGGAGATTCCTTTGCGGTTGTGGTCGACAAATACTACCGGGACGGTGAATTCGTCAGGTACGGAAGGATCGAGGCCGCCAGGTTCGTCAACAACAAAACCACTCACAGGGCGTTCCTTTACAGTCCGGGGAGCGGGCTGGAAGATTATTTCGATGAGGAAGGGGGCAGCCTCAGAAAACAGTTCCTCAAGGTACCCCTCCGGTTCCAAAGGATCAGTTCCGGGTTCTCCGCCCGTCGGCTTCATCCTGTGACCGGCAAGGTAGTGCCCCACCTGGGTGTGGATTACGCGGCACCCACCGGGACACCGATCATGTCTATCGGTGACGGGAAGGTGGTCATGATAAAGCGGGATGAAGCCAACGGCCGGATCATCAAGATCCGGCACAACTCGGTGTACTCCTCAGCCTATGCCCATATGAACAGCTTCGCGTCAGGTATGAAAGTGGGCACCCAGGTGCGGCAGGGGCAGGTCATCGGGTACGTCGGGAGCTCCGGGCGCGCAACCGGCCCTCACCTTCACTTCGCCATGTACCGGAACAACAAATATGTGGACCCCCGGAGGATCAGCGTACCGAGAGCCACAAGTGTGCCAGGGGCGGATCTTGAACAGTTCAAGGCCGTTGTCCGGGAACTTGATCAGCAGCTTCCGGGTGGTCTTGCCGGGCAGGTCGCTGAAAACGGGGGAGATGCTGATGTCCTTCGTTGA
- a CDS encoding HD domain-containing protein yields MVEKKNLMDRTGFMPPGSADQFSPPGQISRGLVFSLRWKVALSFSVLLFLVTGLVFLALLRYQWVFLAREGDKRARSLAANLAVNARDPLLAQDDLRFGPIVESVTLDRDVSYAYLTDHQGKILYHSNPARTGEVLDQGVSHPGTDIIQSSMPIMVEDVRVGTAVVALGAGHIRQAMRSTAIGLLFPLSLGTAFGVVGTFFLTGVHVKRVERLEEAVRALGSGDLTVRVQDISHDEVGRLSRHFNEMVGQLHTARRQIERNFKETISALAAAVEAKDAYTRGHCDRVGRISVAMGERLDMDEVQLGELELAAILHDVGKIGVEAGVVGKVGPLTAGETLQMKGHPEIGARILNPLSSLHKVGLYVRHHHEHFDGSGYPDGLKADEIPLPARIILLVDAFDAMTTTRPYRKALTKAQALFRIDEGKGKQFDPHLVELFSQLDGEGIVEDICREVG; encoded by the coding sequence TTGGTCGAGAAAAAGAACCTCATGGACAGGACAGGTTTCATGCCGCCCGGTTCGGCAGATCAGTTCAGTCCCCCCGGCCAGATTTCCAGGGGCCTCGTTTTCTCCTTGAGATGGAAGGTGGCACTATCTTTTTCCGTTCTGCTTTTCCTTGTAACCGGTCTCGTTTTCCTGGCTCTCCTCCGTTACCAGTGGGTTTTCCTGGCCCGCGAAGGGGACAAGAGAGCCCGCTCCCTTGCCGCAAACCTGGCAGTCAACGCGCGCGATCCTCTTCTCGCGCAGGACGATCTGAGGTTCGGGCCCATCGTTGAGTCAGTCACCCTCGACAGGGATGTCTCCTACGCCTACCTCACCGATCATCAGGGCAAGATCCTTTACCATTCCAACCCCGCACGGACGGGAGAGGTGCTGGATCAAGGGGTCTCCCACCCCGGGACGGATATCATCCAGTCATCGATGCCCATTATGGTCGAAGATGTGCGGGTGGGAACAGCGGTGGTCGCCCTGGGCGCCGGCCACATCCGGCAAGCGATGAGGAGCACCGCCATCGGGCTGCTTTTCCCGCTGAGCCTGGGGACCGCGTTTGGTGTTGTGGGGACCTTTTTCCTTACAGGGGTTCACGTCAAAAGAGTGGAGAGGCTGGAGGAAGCAGTGAGGGCACTTGGATCGGGGGATCTGACCGTCCGGGTGCAGGACATCAGCCATGATGAGGTCGGCCGTCTTTCGAGGCACTTTAACGAGATGGTCGGCCAGCTGCATACCGCAAGACGCCAGATCGAGCGCAATTTCAAGGAGACCATAAGCGCTCTGGCCGCTGCTGTGGAAGCCAAGGATGCTTATACAAGAGGTCATTGTGACAGGGTGGGGCGGATCTCTGTCGCCATGGGTGAGCGCCTGGATATGGACGAGGTCCAGCTCGGGGAACTGGAGCTGGCGGCCATCCTCCACGACGTCGGCAAGATAGGGGTCGAGGCGGGTGTCGTGGGAAAGGTCGGCCCCCTCACCGCTGGAGAGACCCTCCAGATGAAGGGCCATCCCGAGATCGGAGCCAGGATCCTCAACCCCCTGTCATCCCTGCACAAGGTCGGACTGTATGTCCGGCACCACCACGAACATTTCGACGGGTCCGGTTATCCTGACGGTTTAAAGGCAGATGAGATCCCCCTGCCTGCCCGCATCATCCTCCTGGTCGACGCCTTCGATGCCATGACTACGACAAGGCCGTACCGGAAGGCTCTTACCAAGGCCCAAGCGTTGTTCCGGATCGATGAGGGAAAGGGAAAACAGTTCGACCCCCATCTTGTGGAGCTTTTCAGTCAGCTCGACGGCGAGGGGATCGTTGAGGACATATGCCGGGAGGTGGGATGA
- a CDS encoding FHA domain-containing protein: protein MKLTCPTCNTSYRIADEKIPPSGARANCPNCGQVILIPPRGSSPGASVPLTRSSGADFGQTIAYDFSEVDQSGSEVSALLEEVSGTDPFIRGEDEALFRDVQTGEEFLLTAPRVTVGRTGNDINLNDPEVSRRHCHVRVFGDRFVIEDLGSTNGTFYQGKRVMTVKLGTGDRFTVGNTTLETVIRGKIDGLE from the coding sequence TTGAAACTCACATGCCCCACCTGTAACACGAGCTACAGGATCGCCGACGAGAAAATCCCCCCCTCGGGGGCAAGGGCGAACTGCCCCAACTGCGGCCAGGTCATCCTTATCCCTCCCAGGGGAAGCAGCCCGGGTGCCTCGGTTCCCCTGACCAGGTCGTCTGGTGCCGATTTCGGCCAGACCATTGCTTACGATTTCTCCGAGGTCGACCAGAGCGGCTCAGAAGTGTCAGCGCTTCTGGAAGAGGTGTCAGGAACCGACCCGTTCATCCGGGGGGAGGACGAAGCGCTTTTCAGGGATGTCCAGACGGGAGAAGAGTTCCTTCTCACGGCGCCCCGGGTTACGGTGGGGCGGACCGGTAACGACATCAACCTGAACGATCCCGAAGTCTCCCGTCGGCATTGCCATGTCCGGGTTTTCGGGGACCGTTTTGTTATCGAGGACCTTGGGAGCACCAACGGGACCTTTTACCAGGGAAAAAGGGTCATGACCGTAAAGCTTGGAACCGGAGACCGCTTCACGGTGGGCAACACCACCCTGGAGACCGTGATCAGAGGGAAGATTGATGGCCTCGAATAG
- a CDS encoding chitobiase/beta-hexosaminidase C-terminal domain-containing protein, whose translation MKGKSYLSLAILFALLAVLAWLWPIDRTPPQVQIQPVPGKYHEVISVVLSSEPGASVFIALDDGQPMPYLSPVRIKRDTRVGYFAEDRFGNRSTVQSASYAVRLDTEPPVTTALPSGGKFFHPVSVRLKSEEGAVISYTTDGTEPGPGSSTYTSPVAMRRDTTLRFFATDEAGNREEARKETYLITLDSTKPVTLAEPSGGLFNSPVTVSLSGEEGTTIHFTINGSRPSTGSPRYSGPLQFVRSGVLRFFAIDEAGNREDVREENYVIDSQPPTVIAKPPAGAFGKPTVVTLTSSERGQIHYEMDGREATLSSPVYRSPLRLAADTVVSFMAVDAAGNRSPVVTAQYVIDTQPPTVQPRPPGGDYSGRIRVKIEASEPAEIFYTLDGTTPSDRSSPYQGPITIEKNTVLTYLAVDRVGNRSQPRSQEYVLDSTPPDTAAQPPGGTFSGEVTVSLVGEEGAVIRYTTDGISPTEASPRYRGPVRITKDTVLKFYGTDDSGNREEIQVERYSFDTTPPSTRIEPDPGYFNRPVSVTLVSEKQGTIFVRRAGVNDFTAYAGPFVVDRTEKLSYYSVDSAGNKEPAQVAEYFIDTIAPFTLPFPAPGEYNPPIILELKSEEGARIRYTLDGSQPSDQAPAYTKPLSLNDDITVKYFAVDKAGNREKVKTAAYRLSSGIWRDNSNGVFIHPSVIQGDYLWVGGTEGLFRVDIESKSRKNYTSAKGLISNTVKALAVDRLGFIWLGTDRGVSQFDGKNNWVTYDYSDGLPSNVINSVYVDPLDNIWFGTDKGLALYDRSKFTVRTMQQGLPSNNVTSMTMDANGVFWIGTDAGLLRQEGKKTRIFTTADGLPSDHVLSVAVDGRWNVWVGTLGQGTARFDGSKWVRFSDAQGMPKVTVNVVALDLADNKWFGTEAGVYKFDGRTFTKSTTEIYR comes from the coding sequence ATGAAAGGCAAAAGTTACCTGTCTCTGGCCATTCTGTTTGCTCTCCTGGCAGTTCTGGCCTGGCTCTGGCCCATCGATCGGACTCCTCCCCAGGTCCAGATCCAGCCCGTTCCGGGAAAGTACCACGAGGTCATATCCGTCGTCTTGTCCAGTGAACCGGGAGCATCGGTCTTCATCGCACTGGATGATGGGCAGCCCATGCCATACCTTTCCCCTGTTCGGATCAAGCGGGACACAAGGGTGGGCTATTTCGCCGAGGACAGGTTCGGTAACAGGTCAACTGTCCAGTCTGCCAGTTACGCCGTCCGCCTTGACACAGAACCGCCTGTGACCACGGCCCTGCCGTCAGGAGGGAAGTTCTTCCACCCCGTGTCCGTTCGGCTCAAGTCCGAGGAGGGAGCCGTCATCTCCTACACGACAGACGGCACCGAACCCGGCCCCGGATCATCGACTTACACTTCCCCCGTAGCCATGAGAAGGGACACGACCCTGCGTTTCTTCGCTACGGACGAAGCGGGCAACCGGGAAGAGGCCCGCAAGGAAACGTACCTCATCACCCTCGATTCCACAAAGCCCGTGACCCTCGCGGAACCGTCAGGTGGGCTTTTCAATTCTCCCGTCACGGTGTCCCTGTCCGGCGAAGAGGGCACTACCATCCACTTCACCATCAACGGCAGCAGGCCGTCCACAGGTTCGCCGCGGTACTCCGGCCCGCTGCAGTTCGTCCGCAGCGGTGTCCTGCGGTTCTTCGCCATCGACGAGGCAGGCAACCGGGAAGATGTGCGCGAGGAGAACTACGTCATTGACAGCCAGCCTCCCACTGTGATTGCCAAGCCGCCGGCAGGAGCGTTCGGAAAACCGACCGTGGTCACACTGACCTCCAGCGAAAGGGGACAGATCCATTACGAGATGGATGGCCGGGAGGCCACGCTGTCCTCCCCTGTTTACCGGTCCCCCCTCAGGCTGGCAGCGGATACTGTGGTTTCTTTTATGGCCGTGGATGCCGCCGGGAACCGAAGTCCCGTTGTGACGGCCCAATATGTCATCGACACGCAGCCCCCAACCGTCCAGCCCCGTCCCCCGGGGGGTGACTATTCGGGCAGGATCAGGGTCAAGATAGAGGCGTCTGAACCGGCGGAGATCTTCTACACCCTTGACGGCACCACTCCTTCCGACAGGTCGTCCCCTTACCAGGGTCCGATAACCATCGAGAAAAATACAGTTCTGACCTATCTCGCAGTGGACAGGGTCGGTAACCGGAGCCAGCCCCGGAGCCAGGAATACGTTCTGGACAGCACACCGCCGGATACCGCCGCACAGCCGCCTGGAGGCACTTTCTCGGGCGAGGTCACAGTCAGTCTTGTCGGTGAAGAGGGTGCTGTGATCCGGTACACTACAGACGGGATCTCACCCACAGAAGCTTCCCCGAGATACCGGGGTCCCGTCCGTATCACAAAGGATACGGTCCTCAAGTTCTACGGGACCGACGATTCAGGCAACCGTGAGGAGATCCAGGTCGAGCGGTACAGCTTCGACACGACGCCGCCCTCCACACGCATCGAGCCGGACCCCGGTTACTTCAACCGTCCGGTGAGCGTCACCCTCGTTTCGGAGAAGCAGGGCACCATATTTGTCCGCCGGGCCGGGGTGAACGATTTTACAGCCTATGCGGGACCTTTTGTGGTAGACCGCACGGAGAAGCTCTCCTATTATTCGGTGGATAGCGCCGGGAACAAGGAGCCGGCTCAGGTCGCTGAATATTTCATCGACACGATAGCGCCGTTTACGTTGCCATTTCCTGCTCCCGGGGAATACAACCCACCCATTATCCTGGAGTTGAAATCCGAGGAGGGCGCAAGGATTCGCTATACCCTGGACGGTTCGCAGCCGTCAGACCAGGCACCCGCCTACACAAAGCCCCTCTCTCTCAACGACGATATCACGGTGAAATATTTCGCTGTGGACAAGGCGGGAAATCGGGAGAAGGTAAAAACGGCAGCGTACCGGCTCTCCAGCGGGATCTGGCGGGACAATTCCAACGGCGTTTTCATCCACCCAAGTGTCATCCAGGGTGACTACCTGTGGGTCGGCGGAACGGAGGGGCTTTTCAGGGTGGATATCGAAAGCAAAAGCCGTAAGAACTACACCTCCGCCAAGGGCCTCATAAGTAACACGGTCAAGGCGCTTGCGGTTGATCGCCTCGGTTTCATCTGGTTGGGAACCGACCGCGGAGTTTCCCAGTTCGACGGGAAGAACAACTGGGTGACATACGATTACAGTGACGGTCTTCCAAGCAATGTGATCAATTCGGTGTACGTCGACCCTCTCGACAACATCTGGTTCGGTACGGACAAGGGACTGGCTCTTTATGACCGAAGCAAGTTCACCGTGCGGACAATGCAGCAGGGGCTGCCCAGCAACAACGTGACCTCCATGACGATGGACGCCAACGGCGTGTTCTGGATCGGGACGGATGCCGGTCTCCTGAGACAGGAAGGGAAAAAGACCCGGATTTTCACTACCGCTGACGGCCTGCCCTCCGACCATGTCCTGTCAGTGGCTGTGGATGGACGCTGGAACGTCTGGGTGGGGACCCTTGGGCAGGGAACGGCCCGGTTCGACGGCAGCAAGTGGGTCCGTTTCTCGGATGCCCAGGGGATGCCCAAAGTGACGGTCAACGTGGTGGCCCTGGATCTTGCCGACAACAAGTGGTTCGGGACCGAGGCAGGAGTGTACAAGTTCGACGGCCGGACTTTTACGAAATCGACTACCGAGATTTACAGGTAA
- a CDS encoding ParM/StbA family protein yields MLMVGIDVGFGFTKATDGETTVLFKSIIGEPQPRSMDENFFSGEGVSGLHMSLGDRSFFVGDLAESESRVRQFTLDQAQMVTQQFKTLALAGLAKIAPSRVPVNVVTGLPVGYYMEYKDKLTAALSGEHELKVHNGSESREMALSVNRVKVIPQPYGSLVDYLFREDGTLLRPDMARQKIGVVDIGFKTTDFTVCKGLRHSERGSRTTDTGISKGFQFISEALNEMSGVNVEIYRLYDAVREGSIKIRGAEYDLTKVKNEVFGRLATAVVSDMERIWVDDWDLDVVLLAGGGGEALFEYLQPLIRGELALLKTQDDPRLGNVSGYVKYGRYYYDGPPEREA; encoded by the coding sequence ATGCTGATGGTAGGAATTGACGTCGGTTTCGGTTTCACCAAGGCCACGGACGGTGAGACTACCGTCTTGTTCAAGTCGATAATAGGTGAGCCTCAGCCGAGGTCCATGGACGAGAACTTTTTTTCGGGGGAAGGTGTTTCCGGCCTGCACATGAGCCTGGGGGACCGCTCTTTTTTCGTGGGGGATCTTGCCGAGTCGGAGTCCCGGGTCCGGCAGTTCACCCTCGATCAGGCACAGATGGTCACCCAGCAGTTCAAGACCCTCGCTCTGGCCGGGCTGGCCAAGATCGCCCCGAGCAGGGTCCCGGTTAACGTCGTGACCGGCCTTCCCGTGGGCTACTACATGGAGTACAAGGACAAGCTGACGGCTGCCCTTTCCGGTGAACATGAACTGAAGGTTCACAACGGCTCTGAAAGCCGGGAGATGGCACTGTCCGTCAACCGCGTGAAGGTGATCCCCCAGCCTTATGGCAGCCTCGTCGACTACCTTTTCCGTGAGGACGGTACCCTCCTGAGACCGGACATGGCCCGGCAGAAGATAGGGGTCGTCGATATCGGGTTCAAAACAACCGATTTTACCGTATGCAAGGGGCTCAGGCACTCCGAGAGGGGCAGCCGGACAACCGATACCGGCATCTCCAAGGGGTTCCAGTTCATCTCCGAGGCTCTCAACGAGATGAGCGGTGTGAACGTTGAGATCTACCGGCTATACGACGCTGTCCGGGAGGGAAGTATCAAGATCAGGGGGGCCGAATACGACCTGACCAAGGTCAAGAACGAGGTGTTCGGCAGGCTGGCGACGGCCGTTGTGAGCGACATGGAGAGGATCTGGGTCGATGACTGGGACCTGGATGTGGTCCTTCTCGCCGGCGGAGGGGGAGAGGCCCTCTTCGAATATCTTCAGCCCCTGATCCGCGGAGAACTGGCGCTCCTCAAGACACAGGATGATCCCCGACTGGGAAACGTGTCGGGTTACGTCAAGTACGGCCGTTACTATTATGACGGACCACCTGAAAGGGAGGCTTGA
- a CDS encoding TIGR04442 family protein, protein MIKDLRIHGEVGGDKEFFATLSGEGLDGRYFHELVEREGVAHHRFFLGGNEFLLGPETLVHTGNGGTFCPYMFGVDEPIEDLVKQDVINRLVVFGVRHDDPGKIIFSDDTTARVDYRHIFLRGHAVFNYYFFVQFLSPAPLKKQQEEILRILGRSLKRFPLNKDEDDSRIVDELRTHWSKLASVFFLMKFVNRSHLLFYRKIEDLYAASQTIGDEETAALEDLAASLAIDPYSQERMKIDVMYRSPGNRQVVEEYRSVLVQIRGRDEVLFDDRARISRIRTVALRKGIPVNLLNSLDEKLIGDREILAVDEPAYLVEVRAVLEAILIQARQVGERIEKEDLLKLLKSKLLALEQRESAFDRILIEVGKECDELSMETGSTDSLEEFGNIVTFFDRFDNVYHTVNRLAFHEEEKLPEDKLRSLLLNKKIFDEVQENLFHDLFIVPVMKNLYLPQYGRKKVEFLFEGVSSIETGDRSLQDVTIFMEDLVREEREYRIVKTAMDRWLKKFGRSLKGFEEETSFIADVRKMLVSRGLVRPDVPEIFFRQTLEDLKTERIYFGSVLPRAIKSRDASARDEFIDSSGIDMMRIEELEREFQQQYRISDDVMDTVRSAGSGEGTYADGRN, encoded by the coding sequence ATGATAAAAGATCTCAGGATCCACGGCGAAGTGGGCGGCGACAAGGAGTTCTTCGCGACCTTGTCCGGCGAAGGGTTGGACGGCCGCTATTTCCACGAACTGGTGGAGAGAGAAGGCGTGGCCCACCACAGGTTTTTCCTTGGCGGCAACGAGTTCCTTCTCGGTCCGGAGACCCTTGTCCATACGGGCAATGGAGGGACCTTTTGCCCCTACATGTTCGGTGTGGATGAGCCCATTGAAGATCTGGTCAAGCAGGATGTGATCAACCGTCTGGTGGTTTTCGGCGTGCGGCACGATGATCCCGGAAAGATCATCTTTTCCGACGACACCACGGCCCGGGTCGATTACCGGCATATATTCCTGCGCGGTCATGCGGTCTTCAATTATTACTTCTTCGTCCAGTTCCTTTCCCCGGCCCCCCTGAAAAAACAGCAGGAAGAGATCCTCCGCATTCTCGGGCGTTCGTTGAAGCGGTTTCCCCTTAACAAGGATGAGGATGACTCCCGGATCGTTGACGAACTCAGGACACACTGGTCAAAGCTGGCATCGGTTTTCTTCCTCATGAAGTTCGTCAACCGTTCCCACCTGCTTTTTTACCGCAAGATCGAGGATCTGTACGCGGCGTCACAGACCATAGGCGATGAGGAGACTGCCGCCCTGGAAGACCTGGCCGCCAGCCTGGCTATCGATCCCTATTCCCAGGAACGGATGAAGATCGACGTCATGTACAGGTCCCCGGGAAACAGGCAGGTGGTTGAGGAGTACCGTTCGGTCCTCGTCCAGATCAGGGGCAGGGACGAGGTTCTCTTTGACGACCGCGCCCGCATCTCGCGGATCAGGACGGTGGCGCTTCGAAAGGGGATCCCCGTCAACCTGCTCAACTCCCTGGATGAAAAGCTCATCGGCGACCGCGAGATCCTCGCTGTTGACGAACCGGCTTACCTCGTGGAGGTCCGCGCGGTTCTGGAAGCGATCCTTATCCAGGCCAGGCAGGTTGGTGAGCGCATTGAAAAAGAGGATCTCCTCAAGCTCCTCAAGTCCAAGCTCCTTGCTCTTGAACAGCGGGAGTCGGCTTTTGACCGCATCCTCATCGAGGTGGGAAAGGAGTGCGACGAACTCAGCATGGAGACGGGCAGCACCGACAGCCTGGAGGAGTTCGGTAACATCGTCACTTTCTTCGACCGTTTCGACAACGTCTATCATACCGTGAACCGGCTCGCGTTCCACGAAGAGGAGAAACTGCCGGAAGACAAGCTGCGCAGCCTTCTCCTGAATAAAAAAATCTTCGACGAGGTCCAGGAAAACCTTTTTCATGATCTTTTCATCGTTCCGGTCATGAAGAACCTCTACCTCCCGCAGTACGGGCGGAAAAAGGTCGAATTTCTATTCGAGGGGGTCTCCAGCATTGAAACAGGCGACCGTTCCCTCCAGGATGTCACCATCTTCATGGAGGACCTTGTTCGCGAGGAACGTGAATACAGGATCGTCAAGACCGCAATGGACAGGTGGCTGAAGAAGTTCGGACGTTCTCTCAAGGGATTCGAGGAGGAAACTTCCTTTATCGCGGATGTCCGCAAGATGCTTGTCTCGAGGGGACTGGTGAGGCCGGATGTTCCGGAGATCTTCTTCCGCCAGACCCTCGAGGACCTGAAGACGGAGCGGATCTATTTCGGTTCGGTCCTTCCCCGGGCGATCAAGTCCAGGGACGCGTCAGCCAGGGACGAGTTCATCGACAGCAGCGGCATCGACATGATGAGGATCGAGGAACTGGAGAGGGAATTCCAGCAGCAGTACAGGATCAGTGACGATGTCATGGACACGGTTCGCAGCGCCGGATCCGGGGAGGGCACTTATGCTGATGGTAGGAATTGA
- a CDS encoding response regulator: MLDRPQKKILVIEDDPDIRSLTGFILRDDYEVISSEDGRKGMEKAREERPDLVLLDIYMAGLSGFEVCRMLKEEPETASIPVIMLTAGAQKDEVSEGYASGADDYIIKPFEPGELIERIEKLLLRSRI, translated from the coding sequence ATGCTCGACCGGCCCCAAAAAAAGATCCTCGTCATCGAGGATGACCCTGATATCAGGAGCCTGACAGGATTCATTCTCCGGGACGACTACGAGGTGATCTCCAGCGAGGACGGGCGCAAGGGGATGGAAAAGGCCAGGGAGGAAAGGCCTGACCTTGTTCTCCTGGACATCTACATGGCCGGGTTATCCGGGTTCGAGGTTTGCCGTATGCTCAAGGAGGAACCGGAAACGGCCTCGATCCCGGTCATCATGCTGACCGCCGGGGCACAGAAAGATGAGGTGTCGGAAGGGTACGCCTCGGGAGCCGACGATTACATCATCAAACCTTTTGAACCGGGAGAGCTGATTGAAAGGATCGAAAAACTACTTTTGAGATCCAGGATCTAA
- the speB gene encoding agmatinase, translating to MTLRTGLSGYLSADGAVDSSHIVLMGVPFDQTASFRPGARFAPGAIRMWSAVLESYCPVFDADLEELSLADAGDIVAPASAWTAVSECVRKTVGAAVAAGQSPLLMGGEHLVTLPAVEGCLATCPDLVVIQMDAHMDLRNDYEGRKHSHATVMRRVFDLVGPGGLCQYGIRSGTREEWFFSRKHGMLLADAGDLAGIVGQRPVYLSVDLDVLDPSVMAETGTPEPGGLSYPQLRDALMPLRGARIVGADVVEYCPLAGMGGPSGAVAAKVVRDLVFLIAESSHPRPRI from the coding sequence ATGACATTGCGTACGGGCCTTTCCGGTTACCTGTCCGCCGACGGGGCTGTGGACAGCTCTCATATCGTTCTCATGGGTGTGCCTTTCGACCAGACGGCCTCCTTCCGTCCGGGAGCCAGGTTTGCCCCGGGGGCCATCAGGATGTGGTCTGCTGTCCTGGAGAGCTACTGCCCCGTGTTCGATGCCGACCTGGAGGAGTTAAGCCTGGCGGATGCCGGGGACATTGTCGCTCCCGCATCCGCCTGGACCGCGGTTTCGGAATGTGTCAGAAAAACTGTAGGTGCGGCTGTGGCCGCCGGGCAATCCCCTCTCCTTATGGGGGGTGAACACCTCGTTACCCTTCCGGCGGTGGAGGGGTGTCTCGCAACCTGTCCTGACCTCGTGGTTATCCAGATGGATGCGCACATGGACCTCAGGAACGATTACGAAGGGCGGAAGCACTCCCATGCCACTGTCATGAGGAGAGTGTTCGACCTGGTGGGACCGGGGGGCCTTTGTCAGTACGGTATCCGGTCCGGAACCAGGGAAGAATGGTTTTTTTCCAGGAAGCACGGAATGCTTCTCGCCGATGCCGGTGACCTTGCCGGAATCGTCGGTCAGCGGCCTGTTTACCTCAGCGTGGACCTTGACGTCCTGGATCCTTCTGTCATGGCCGAAACCGGGACACCTGAGCCCGGCGGTCTGAGCTATCCTCAGCTGCGCGATGCCCTGATGCCCCTGAGGGGTGCCAGGATCGTTGGCGCTGACGTGGTGGAATACTGTCCGCTGGCGGGGATGGGGGGTCCGTCGGGGGCGGTGGCGGCAAAGGTGGTTCGTGATCTTGTTTTCCTGATAGCGGAAAGTTCCCATCCAAGGCCCAGGATCTAA